The Dioscorea cayenensis subsp. rotundata cultivar TDr96_F1 unplaced genomic scaffold, TDr96_F1_v2_PseudoChromosome.rev07_lg8_w22 25.fasta BLBR01000589.1, whole genome shotgun sequence genome has a segment encoding these proteins:
- the LOC120254711 gene encoding LOW QUALITY PROTEIN: ribosomal protein S1, mitochondrial-like (The sequence of the model RefSeq protein was modified relative to this genomic sequence to represent the inferred CDS: deleted 1 base in 1 codon), with amino-acid sequence MMSIYWSRSFPRSNSSFLLCSGNASQSSVLRLGLREEMFLVDAGLGTPKICMQDELTGVPINRATRFENKVGSLNVVAGESLKKKRIFERFFIDLVAGESLIKERAAARFNDFVGSLDVVAGEPLLLLPRRFRQKRAWMELKKIWRTKKKVNGFIIDKVKGGYSVAIAGFITFLPFCPLITQRIANNRFTIESINPKRTNIVVL; translated from the exons ATGATGAGCATCTATTGGAGTCGATCATTTCCAAGATCTAATTCCAGTTTCTTATTATGTAGTGGAAACGCCTCACAATCTTCAGTTTTACGCTTAGGCTTAAGGGAAGAAATGTTCTTGGTGGATGCAGGACTTGGTACCCCCAAAATTTGTATGCAAGATGAGCTTACA GGAGTGCCAATCAACCGAGCCACCAGGTTTGAGAATAAGGTGGGATCCCTGAATGTAGTGGCTGGTGAATCACTGAAAAAAAAGCGGATTTTTGAGAGATTCTTCATCGATCTAGTGGCCGGTGAATCACTGATCAAAGAGCGAGCAGCCGCCAGGTTTAATGATTTTGTGGGATCTCTGGATGTAGTGGCTGGTGAaccgcttcttcttcttccacgAAGATTCAGACAAAAGCGAGCTTGGATGGAACTGAAGAAGATTTGGCGAACGAAGAAAAAGGTCAATGGGTTTATTATTGACAAAGTAAAAGGAGGTTATTCAGTAGCCATCGCAGGTTTCATTACTTTTCTTCCATTCTGTCCTCTCATAACTCAAAGGATAGCGAATAATAGATTCACCATTGAGAGCATTAACCCCAAAAGGACGAATATTGTGGTGTTATAA